A stretch of the Vigna radiata var. radiata cultivar VC1973A chromosome 7, Vradiata_ver6, whole genome shotgun sequence genome encodes the following:
- the LOC106766954 gene encoding ankyrin repeat domain-containing protein 13C isoform X1 yields the protein MAKSSSPPIIKSQNYGHSPVHHAVVLADHTTLSRIISSLPRLPDPSLIQTESDSLAQEKIADQISALLDRRDVPYRETPLHLAVRLNDLFAARALATAGADVSLQNAAGWNALQEALCRRASDIALVLLRLHHRNAWSKWRRRLPRVISALRRMRDFYMEISFHFESSVIPFVGKIAPSDTYKIWKRDGNLRADTSLAGFDGLKIQRADQSFLFLGDGDHSHDVPPGSLLVLNRDDRKIFDAFENAGGPMNESDVAGFCSQTSVYRPGMDVTKAELVGRTNWRRQEKTESVGEWKAKVYEMHNVVFSFRSRKVAGCESDVAGSEQVLPLELDEDDDGFLVAENPNFGFPMPDKRRHSSFVREDREWVPMGRKSVDLTYGTAPPPRRSSASVTVPQTKEKEFVRSLRPSVWLTEQFPLKTEELLPLLDILANKVKAVRRLREILTTTFPSGTFPVKVGIPVVPTVRVVITFTKFVELQPMEQFYTPFSSPRHLVSGEEQQQNKAENRCSSSTTSMWLRRSSSVNKQQQQSMTLDSDPFAIPVGYTWTSVDDKSRKMKKSKSVRKSK from the exons ATGGCAAAGTCGAGCAGTCCTCCCATCATAAAATCCCAGAATTACGGTCACAGTCCAGTCCACCACGCTGTCGTTTTGGCCGATCACACCACTCTCTCCAGAATCATCTCCTCGCTCCCGCGTCTCCCCGATCCTTCTCTAATCCAAACCGAATCCGATTCCCTTGCGCAGGAAAAAATCGCTGATCAGATCTCCGCTCTTCTCGACCGTCGCGACGTTCCTTACAGAGAAACGCCTCTCCACCTAGCCGTACGCCTCAACGACCTCTTCGCCGCCCGTGCCCTCGCCACTGCCGGCGCCGATGTCTCCCTCCAGAACGCCGCTGGCTGGAACGCCCTGCAGGAGGCTCTCTGCCGCCGCGCCTCCGACATTGCGCTTGTCCTCCTACGCCTCCACCACCGCAATGCCTGGTCCAAGTGGCGCCGCCGCCTCCCCCGCGTCATCTCCGCGCTCCGCCGCATGCGCGACTTCTACATGGAGATTTCCTTCCACTTCGAGAGCTCCGTCATTCCCTTCGTCGGCAAGATCGCCCCCTCCGACACCTACAAAATCTGGAAGCGCGATGGCAACCTCCGCGCTGACACTTCCCTCGCCGGCTTCGACGGTCTCAAAATCCAGCGCGCTGACCAGAGCTTCCTCTTCCTCGGAGACGGAGATCACTCGCATGACGTCCCTCCCGGTTCGCTTCTCGTTCTCAACCGGGACGACCGCAAAATCTTCGATGCCTTTGAGAACGCAGGCGGACCGATGAACGAGTCCGATGTCGCCGGATTCTGTTCGCAGACGAGTGTGTATCGTCCTGGGATGGACGTGACGAAGGCAGAGCTTGTAGGCAGAACGAATTGGCGAAGGCAAGAGAAAACAGAGAGCGTGGGAGAATGGAAGGCGAAGGTGTACGAAATGCATAACGTGGTATTCAGTTTTCGGTCGAGGAAAGTTGCTGGCTGTGAGTCTGACGTGGCAGGGAGTGAGCAGGTGCTGCCGTTGGAACTGGACGAAGACGACGACGGTTTTCTTGTTGCGGAGAATCCCAATTTCGGGTTTCCCATGCCAGACAAGAGAAGACACAGTAGTTTTGTCCGAGAAGATAGAGAATGGGTCCCAATGGGAAGGAAAAGCGTCGATCTAACGTACGGAACTGCCCCACCTCCGCGGAGATCTTCCGCAAGCGTGACTGTGCCACAGACCAAAGAAAAAGAGTTCGTTAGAAGCTTACGGCCATCGGTGTGGCTAACGGAGCAGTTTCCGTTGAAGACGGAGGAGCTACTGCCGTTACTCGACATTCTCGCCAATAAGGTGAAGGCTGTCAGGAGGCTCAGAGAGATACTCACTACCACGTTCCCGTCGGGAACTTTCCCCGTTAAG GTGGGTATACCGGTGGTCCCTACAGTGAGGGTGGTGATTACTTTCACAAAGTTCGTGGAGCTGCAACCTATGGAGCAATTCTACACTCCATTCAGCAGTCCCAGACATTTGGTCAGTGGAGAGGAACAACAACAGAACAAAGCAGAAAACAGATGCTCCTCTTCGACCACATCAATGTGGCTGAGACGAAGTAGCAGCGTCAATAAGCAACAGCAACAGTCCATGACATTGGATTCGGACCCTTTTGCTATTCCTGTGGGATATACATGGACGAGTGTGGATGATAAATCGCGGAAAATGAAGAAATCCAAGTCCGTGAGAAAGTCTAAATAA
- the LOC106766954 gene encoding ankyrin repeat domain-containing protein 13B isoform X2, translating to MAKSSSPPIIKSQNYGHSPVHHAVVLADHTTLSRIISSLPRLPDPSLIQTESDSLAQEKIADQISALLDRRDVPYRETPLHLAVRLNDLFAARALATAGADVSLQNAAGWNALQEALCRRASDIALVLLRLHHRNAWSKWRRRLPRVISALRRMRDFYMEISFHFESSVIPFVGKIAPSDTYKIWKRDGNLRADTSLAGFDGLKIQRADQSFLFLGDGDHSHDVPPGSLLVLNRDDRKIFDAFENAGGPMNESDVAGFCSQTSVYRPGMDVTKAELVGRTNWRRQEKTESVGEWKAKVYEMHNVVFSFRSRKVAGCESDVAGSEQVLPLELDEDDDGFLVAENPNFGFPMPDKRRHSSFVREDREWVPMGRKSVDLTYGTAPPPRRSSASVTVPQTKEKEFVRSLRPSVWLTEQFPLKTEELLPLLDILANKVKAVRRLREILTTTFPSGTFPVK from the exons ATGGCAAAGTCGAGCAGTCCTCCCATCATAAAATCCCAGAATTACGGTCACAGTCCAGTCCACCACGCTGTCGTTTTGGCCGATCACACCACTCTCTCCAGAATCATCTCCTCGCTCCCGCGTCTCCCCGATCCTTCTCTAATCCAAACCGAATCCGATTCCCTTGCGCAGGAAAAAATCGCTGATCAGATCTCCGCTCTTCTCGACCGTCGCGACGTTCCTTACAGAGAAACGCCTCTCCACCTAGCCGTACGCCTCAACGACCTCTTCGCCGCCCGTGCCCTCGCCACTGCCGGCGCCGATGTCTCCCTCCAGAACGCCGCTGGCTGGAACGCCCTGCAGGAGGCTCTCTGCCGCCGCGCCTCCGACATTGCGCTTGTCCTCCTACGCCTCCACCACCGCAATGCCTGGTCCAAGTGGCGCCGCCGCCTCCCCCGCGTCATCTCCGCGCTCCGCCGCATGCGCGACTTCTACATGGAGATTTCCTTCCACTTCGAGAGCTCCGTCATTCCCTTCGTCGGCAAGATCGCCCCCTCCGACACCTACAAAATCTGGAAGCGCGATGGCAACCTCCGCGCTGACACTTCCCTCGCCGGCTTCGACGGTCTCAAAATCCAGCGCGCTGACCAGAGCTTCCTCTTCCTCGGAGACGGAGATCACTCGCATGACGTCCCTCCCGGTTCGCTTCTCGTTCTCAACCGGGACGACCGCAAAATCTTCGATGCCTTTGAGAACGCAGGCGGACCGATGAACGAGTCCGATGTCGCCGGATTCTGTTCGCAGACGAGTGTGTATCGTCCTGGGATGGACGTGACGAAGGCAGAGCTTGTAGGCAGAACGAATTGGCGAAGGCAAGAGAAAACAGAGAGCGTGGGAGAATGGAAGGCGAAGGTGTACGAAATGCATAACGTGGTATTCAGTTTTCGGTCGAGGAAAGTTGCTGGCTGTGAGTCTGACGTGGCAGGGAGTGAGCAGGTGCTGCCGTTGGAACTGGACGAAGACGACGACGGTTTTCTTGTTGCGGAGAATCCCAATTTCGGGTTTCCCATGCCAGACAAGAGAAGACACAGTAGTTTTGTCCGAGAAGATAGAGAATGGGTCCCAATGGGAAGGAAAAGCGTCGATCTAACGTACGGAACTGCCCCACCTCCGCGGAGATCTTCCGCAAGCGTGACTGTGCCACAGACCAAAGAAAAAGAGTTCGTTAGAAGCTTACGGCCATCGGTGTGGCTAACGGAGCAGTTTCCGTTGAAGACGGAGGAGCTACTGCCGTTACTCGACATTCTCGCCAATAAGGTGAAGGCTGTCAGGAGGCTCAGAGAGATACTCACTACCACGTTCCCGTCGGGAACTTTCCCCGTTAAG TGA